From Sceloporus undulatus isolate JIND9_A2432 ecotype Alabama chromosome 6, SceUnd_v1.1, whole genome shotgun sequence, one genomic window encodes:
- the LOC121933188 gene encoding sulfotransferase 1A1-like isoform X2, giving the protein MERLPLKSVKGVPMLKYFADIMEEVDKFQAHPDDLLISTYPKSGTTWICEVVDMIYKEGNVEACREKPIYLRVPFLERSFPGSDAGFKLLQKTPRPCVIKTHLPVQLLPKSFWEKNCKMIYLARNAKDVAVSYYFFYQMAKVHPEPGTWNEFLEKFMAGDVAFGSWYDHVKDWWDKREEQRMLYLFYEDMKEDPQQEIQKVMEFLERPIDEQLVEKITHYTSFKEMRQNHMTNYTCLPSTFMDHSISPFMRKGVAGDWKNHFTVAQNEFFDADYKRQMVGSTLQFWMEM; this is encoded by the exons ATGGAGCGCCTTCCACTAAAGTCCGTTAAAGGGGTTCCTATGCTAAAGTATTTTGCTGACATCATGGAGGAGGTGGATAAATTTCAAGCACATCCAGATGACTTGCTGATCTCCACGTACCCCAAATCTG GAACTACATGGATCTGCGAGGTTGTAGACATGATCTATAAAGAAGGCAACGTGGAGGCTTGCAGAGAGAAACCCATCTACTTGCGAGTCCCTTTCTTGGAGCGCTCTTTTCCTGGATCAGATGCAG GCTTTAAGCTGCTACAAAAAACACCCCGCCCATGTGTAATTAAAACCCATCTTCCTGTCCAACTGCTCCCCAAATCGTTCTGGGAAAAGAATTGCAAG ATGATCTACCTGGCCAGAAATGCCAAAGATGTGGCTGTCTCCTATTACTTCTTCTATCAAATGGCAAAAGTTCATCCTGAACCTGGAACCTGGAATGAATTTTTGGAAAAATTTATGGCTGGAGACG TTGCATTTGGATCCTGGTATGACCATGTCAAAGACTGGTGGGACAAGAGAGAAGAACAAAGGATGCTCTACCTCTTCTATGAAGATATGAAAGAG GATCCACAGCAGGAGATCCAGAAAGTAATGGAATTCTTAGAGAGGCCCATTGATGAACAGCTGGTGGAAAAAATTACACACTACACCTCCTTTAAAGAGATGCGTCAGAACCACATGACGAATTACACATGCCTTCCCTCAACATTTATGGATCATTCCATCTCTCCATTCATGAGGAAGG GAGTCGCTGGTGACTGGAAGAACCATTTCACAGTGGCCCAAAATGAATTCTTTGATGCTGATTATAAGAGACAAATGGTAGGATCAACCCTGCAGTTCTGGATGGAGATGTAA
- the LOC121933187 gene encoding sulfotransferase 1A1-like, whose translation MLPQSAVESPSFGDFETEAAWPFASPFSVEMKPEGEMERPPTISVKGVPLIKYFAEVMEEVDKFQAHPDDLLISTYPKSGTTWISEVVDMIYKEGNVEACREKPIYMRVPFLEFAIPNIESGIELLKIAPRPCLIKTHLPAQLLPKSFWEKNCKMIYVARNAKDVVVSYYFFYQMARVHPEPGTWNEFLEKFMAGDVSYGSWYDHVKGWWDKRKEQRMLYLFYEDLKEDPRREIRKVMQFLERPADEELVEKIAHHTSFKEMRQNSMANYSSIPTSVMDHSISPFMRKGMTGDWKNYFTVTQNEQFDADYKRQMEGSTLHFRMEI comes from the exons atgctgcctcagagtgcggtggagtctccttcttttggagaTTTTGAAACAGAAGCTGCATGGCCATTTGcaag CCCGTTCTCTGTCGAGATGAAGCCAGAAGGAGAGATGGAGCGTCCGCCAACAATTTCTGTCAAGGGGGTTCCCCTGATAAAGTACTTTGCCGAAGTCATGGAAGAAGTGGACAAGTTTCAAGCACATCCAGATGACTTGCTGATCTCCACATACCCCAAATCTG GAACTACCTGGATCAGTGAAGTCGTAGACATGATCTACAAAGAAGGCAATGTGGAAGCTTGCAGAGAGAAACCCATCTACATGCGAGTCCCTTTCTTGGAGTTTGCTATTCCTAACATAGAGTCAG GCATTGAGCTGCTAAAAATAGCACCTCGCCCATGTCTAATTAAGACCCACCTTCCTGCCCAATTGCTCCCAAAATCATTCTGGGAAAAGAACTGCAAG ATGATCTATGTAGCCAGAAATGCCAAAGATGTGGTCGTCTCCTATTACTTCTTCTATCAAATGGCAAGAGTTCACCCTGAACCTGGAACGTGGAATGAATTCCTGGAGAAATTTATGGCTGGAGATG TCTCTTATGGATCATGGTACGACCATGTCAAAGGCTGGTGGGACAAGAGAAAAGAACAAAGGATGCTCTACCTCTTCTATGAAGACCTGAAAGAG GATCCACGACGGGAGATCCGGAAAGTAATGCAATTCCTGGAGAGGCCTGCTGATGAAGAGCTGGTGGAAAAGATTGCACATCATACCTCCTTCAAAGAGATGCGTCAAAACAGCATGGCCAACTATTCAAGCATCCCCACGTCAGTTATGGACCACTCCATCTCCCCTTTTATGAGGAAGG GAATGACTGGTGACTGGAAGAACTATTTCACGGTGACCCAAAATGAGCAATTTGATGCTGATTATAAGAGGCAAATGGAGGGATCGACTCTGCATTTCCGAATGGAGATCTGA
- the LOC121933188 gene encoding sulfotransferase 1A1-like isoform X1 produces the protein MERLPLKSVKGVPMLKYFADIMEEVDKFQAHPDDLLISTYPKSGTTWICEVVDMIYKEGNVEACREKPIYLRVPFLERSFPGSDAGFKLLQKTPRPCVIKTHLPVQLLPKSFWEKNCKMIYLARNAKDVAVSYYFFYQMAKVHPEPGTWNEFLEKFMAGDVLSSVAFGSWYDHVKDWWDKREEQRMLYLFYEDMKEDPQQEIQKVMEFLERPIDEQLVEKITHYTSFKEMRQNHMTNYTCLPSTFMDHSISPFMRKGVAGDWKNHFTVAQNEFFDADYKRQMVGSTLQFWMEM, from the exons ATGGAGCGCCTTCCACTAAAGTCCGTTAAAGGGGTTCCTATGCTAAAGTATTTTGCTGACATCATGGAGGAGGTGGATAAATTTCAAGCACATCCAGATGACTTGCTGATCTCCACGTACCCCAAATCTG GAACTACATGGATCTGCGAGGTTGTAGACATGATCTATAAAGAAGGCAACGTGGAGGCTTGCAGAGAGAAACCCATCTACTTGCGAGTCCCTTTCTTGGAGCGCTCTTTTCCTGGATCAGATGCAG GCTTTAAGCTGCTACAAAAAACACCCCGCCCATGTGTAATTAAAACCCATCTTCCTGTCCAACTGCTCCCCAAATCGTTCTGGGAAAAGAATTGCAAG ATGATCTACCTGGCCAGAAATGCCAAAGATGTGGCTGTCTCCTATTACTTCTTCTATCAAATGGCAAAAGTTCATCCTGAACCTGGAACCTGGAATGAATTTTTGGAAAAATTTATGGCTGGAGACG TTCTCTCCTCAGTTGCATTTGGATCCTGGTATGACCATGTCAAAGACTGGTGGGACAAGAGAGAAGAACAAAGGATGCTCTACCTCTTCTATGAAGATATGAAAGAG GATCCACAGCAGGAGATCCAGAAAGTAATGGAATTCTTAGAGAGGCCCATTGATGAACAGCTGGTGGAAAAAATTACACACTACACCTCCTTTAAAGAGATGCGTCAGAACCACATGACGAATTACACATGCCTTCCCTCAACATTTATGGATCATTCCATCTCTCCATTCATGAGGAAGG GAGTCGCTGGTGACTGGAAGAACCATTTCACAGTGGCCCAAAATGAATTCTTTGATGCTGATTATAAGAGACAAATGGTAGGATCAACCCTGCAGTTCTGGATGGAGATGTAA